One stretch of Actinopolymorpha sp. NPDC004070 DNA includes these proteins:
- a CDS encoding LLM class flavin-dependent oxidoreductase, translated as MHVGLILPMGDEQEPGVPRGYAGIRDLAVHAEAQGLDSLWVYDHLVGDSVDDGAGSPWEAWTILTALAEATSTVRLGALVLCTAFRPPGVLARMADTLQEVSGGRLVLGVGAGWHEPEFQAFDLPFDHRVGRFDEALQIITTMLRSGRATFSGEYHRVQDAPVRDRPDRPVPPVLVAGVRPRMLGLAAQYADLWNLAWFGLPGDRFRQANAALDQACRDIGRDPATLARTAGVQVAAPTAANAEEKPERLIRGDVDDVAAAFAAWEAEGVSELICSPDPADADTVTLIADACARYRENAGRATGSPAEAR; from the coding sequence GTGCACGTAGGTCTGATTCTGCCGATGGGTGACGAGCAGGAGCCCGGAGTGCCCCGCGGCTACGCCGGCATCCGCGATCTCGCCGTCCATGCCGAGGCGCAGGGCCTGGACTCTCTCTGGGTCTACGACCACCTCGTCGGTGACTCCGTCGACGACGGTGCCGGGTCTCCCTGGGAGGCCTGGACCATTCTCACCGCGCTGGCCGAGGCCACTTCGACCGTCCGCCTGGGCGCTCTGGTCCTGTGCACGGCGTTCCGTCCGCCCGGCGTGCTGGCCCGGATGGCCGACACGCTGCAGGAGGTCAGCGGCGGCCGGCTTGTCCTCGGCGTCGGCGCGGGGTGGCACGAGCCGGAGTTCCAGGCCTTCGATCTGCCCTTCGACCACCGGGTGGGCCGGTTCGACGAGGCGCTGCAGATCATCACCACGATGCTGCGCAGCGGGCGGGCTACGTTCTCCGGTGAATACCACCGGGTGCAGGACGCGCCGGTGCGCGACCGGCCCGATCGTCCGGTGCCGCCGGTGCTGGTCGCGGGCGTCCGGCCGCGGATGCTCGGTCTCGCCGCGCAGTACGCCGACCTGTGGAACCTCGCGTGGTTCGGCCTGCCCGGCGACCGCTTCCGCCAGGCCAACGCCGCCCTCGACCAGGCCTGCCGCGACATCGGCCGCGACCCGGCCACCCTGGCCCGCACCGCCGGTGTGCAGGTGGCCGCGCCGACCGCCGCCAACGCCGAGGAGAAGCCAGAGCGGCTGATCCGCGGTGACGTGGACGACGTGGCCGCGGCGTTCGCCGCTTGGGAGGCCGAGGGGGTCTCGGAGCTGATCTGCTCACCGGACCCGGCCGACGCCGACACGGTGACGTTGATCGCCGACGCCTGCGCGCGGTATCGCGAGAACGCCGGCCGTGCGACCGGCAGTCCTGCGGAGGCGCGGTAG
- a CDS encoding acVLRF1 family peptidyl-tRNA hydrolase, with amino-acid sequence MPSASTSDAASEPVSGPASGPASGVGETTRELTVGPERLDRWLAGFLTRHGGPAAGSGGADAPAGECSAGGSVEVSADGTSVTVYAADGARVEGDVPFPPLVPPGGSDPAPPYAGLVAHATRERTVGVVLVRMGGYAAGVFDGAVLRTSKVGSRLVQGRTAAGGWSQQRFARRREKQAREAFAAAADVAARVVLPHLSDLAAVVVGGDRRAVGQVLQDPRLAPLRALVTGPHLDVPDPKLAVLRATPERFRAVRLRLIEPDPPAPSAEPDRTA; translated from the coding sequence GTGCCCTCGGCTTCAACGTCTGACGCGGCTTCGGAACCGGTCTCCGGACCGGCTTCCGGGCCGGCTTCCGGCGTAGGGGAAACCACCCGCGAGCTGACCGTCGGGCCTGAACGGCTCGACCGTTGGCTGGCGGGTTTTCTCACCCGGCACGGCGGACCGGCGGCTGGCTCCGGTGGTGCGGACGCGCCGGCGGGCGAGTGCTCGGCCGGAGGGTCGGTCGAGGTGTCGGCCGACGGCACCTCGGTGACGGTGTACGCCGCCGACGGTGCCCGGGTGGAGGGCGACGTGCCGTTCCCGCCCCTGGTGCCGCCGGGCGGTTCGGATCCCGCGCCGCCGTACGCCGGGCTGGTCGCGCACGCGACGCGCGAGCGCACGGTCGGCGTCGTGCTGGTGCGGATGGGCGGCTACGCCGCGGGGGTGTTCGACGGCGCGGTGCTGCGGACGTCGAAGGTCGGTTCGCGACTGGTGCAGGGCCGCACCGCCGCCGGCGGCTGGTCGCAGCAGCGCTTCGCCCGGCGCCGGGAGAAGCAGGCCAGGGAGGCGTTCGCCGCGGCGGCGGACGTGGCGGCCCGGGTGGTGCTGCCGCACCTGTCCGACCTGGCGGCCGTGGTCGTCGGCGGTGACCGCAGGGCCGTGGGCCAGGTGCTGCAGGACCCGAGACTGGCACCGCTGCGGGCGCTGGTGACCGGCCCGCACCTGGACGTGCCCGATCCCAAGCTCGCCGTGCTGCGGGCGACGCCGGAACGGTTCCGAGCCGTCCGGCTGCGGCTCATCGAGCCGGACCCGCCGGCCCCGTCGGCCGAGCCGGACCGGACTGCCTGA
- a CDS encoding metal-sulfur cluster assembly factor — MSEAVKTSEDDLLEAMKDVVDPELGINVVDLGLVYGVSLDDEGVATIDMTLTSAACPLTDVIEDQTQVALDGIVQAFRINWVWMPPWGPDKITDEGREQLRALGFNV; from the coding sequence ATGAGCGAGGCCGTGAAGACGAGCGAGGACGACCTGCTCGAGGCGATGAAGGACGTCGTCGACCCGGAACTGGGCATCAACGTCGTCGACCTCGGCCTGGTGTACGGCGTGAGCCTGGACGACGAGGGCGTGGCGACCATCGACATGACCCTGACCTCGGCCGCGTGTCCCCTGACCGACGTGATCGAGGACCAGACGCAGGTCGCCCTCGACGGCATCGTGCAGGCGTTCCGGATCAACTGGGTCTGGATGCCGCCGTGGGGCCCGGACAAGATCACCGACGAGGGTCGGGAACAGCTGCGTGCCCTCGGCTTCAACGTCTGA
- the sufU gene encoding Fe-S cluster assembly sulfur transfer protein SufU: MQVEALYQDIILDHYKNPHGKGLREPFEAEAYHVNPTCGDEVTLRVHLEGEGTDAKIADVSYDSMGCSISQASASVLYDLVNGKTVKEALRLHDEFLTLMQSKGQLEPDEDVLEDGIAFAGVSKYPARIKCALLSWMAWKDATAKAQADQPDGVGTQGASGATAAAGAGDQHTGDENNDEKGAGR, from the coding sequence ATGCAGGTCGAGGCGTTGTACCAGGACATCATCCTGGACCACTACAAGAACCCGCACGGCAAGGGCCTGCGGGAGCCGTTCGAGGCCGAGGCTTACCACGTCAACCCCACCTGCGGTGACGAGGTGACGCTGCGCGTGCACCTCGAGGGGGAGGGGACCGACGCGAAGATCGCCGACGTGTCGTACGACAGCATGGGGTGCTCGATCAGTCAGGCGTCGGCGTCGGTGCTGTACGACCTGGTGAACGGCAAGACCGTCAAGGAAGCCTTGCGGCTGCACGACGAGTTCCTCACGCTGATGCAGTCCAAGGGGCAGCTCGAGCCCGACGAGGACGTGCTGGAGGACGGTATCGCGTTCGCCGGCGTGTCCAAGTACCCCGCCCGGATCAAGTGCGCGTTGCTGTCCTGGATGGCGTGGAAGGACGCGACCGCGAAGGCGCAGGCGGACCAGCCGGACGGCGTGGGCACGCAGGGCGCGTCCGGCGCGACGGCGGCAGCCGGTGCCGGCGACCAGCACACAGGCGACGAGAACAACGACGAGAAGGGAGCCGGCCGATGA
- a CDS encoding cysteine desulfurase, with amino-acid sequence MTADRTGLDVERIRKDFPILERVMPGGRPLVYLDSGATSHKPRQVLDAERDFYEQHNAAVHRGAHRLAEEATDLYESARARIAAFVGAGANEVVFTKNTTEGINLVAYAMSNAATARPEAERFRIGPGDEVVVTEMEHHANLVPWQELCRRTGATLRWFGLTDEGRLDLSGIDGLINERTKVVALTHQSNVLGTVNPLDLIVPRAHAVGALVVLDAAQSVPHQPVDFASLGVDFLVFSGHKMLGPTGIGVLVGRNELLAAMPPFLTGGSMIEVVRMEGTTFAPPPQRFEAGVPNIAQAIGLGAAVDYLQAVGMEAVEAHERDLTAYALERLPAIPGVRVIGPPTAEARGGAVSFVVDEIHPHDVGQVLDELGIMVRVGHHCAWPIVRRYKIPATTRATFYLYNNRAEIDVLADGIEQVQRFFGVAGTTVGTSGASGATTTS; translated from the coding sequence ATGACCGCCGACCGGACCGGCCTGGACGTGGAGCGGATCCGCAAGGACTTCCCGATCCTCGAGCGGGTCATGCCCGGTGGCCGGCCGCTGGTCTACCTCGACAGCGGGGCCACCTCGCACAAGCCCCGCCAGGTGCTCGACGCCGAGCGCGACTTCTACGAGCAGCACAACGCCGCGGTGCACCGGGGCGCGCACCGGCTCGCGGAGGAGGCGACCGACCTCTACGAGTCCGCACGGGCCCGGATCGCCGCGTTCGTCGGTGCCGGCGCGAACGAGGTGGTGTTCACCAAGAACACCACCGAGGGCATCAACCTCGTGGCGTACGCGATGAGCAACGCCGCCACCGCCCGGCCCGAGGCGGAGCGCTTCCGGATCGGACCCGGAGACGAGGTTGTCGTCACCGAGATGGAACACCACGCCAACCTCGTTCCCTGGCAGGAGCTCTGCCGGCGCACCGGCGCCACACTGCGGTGGTTCGGCCTCACCGACGAGGGTCGGCTGGACCTCTCCGGGATCGACGGGCTGATCAACGAGCGCACCAAGGTCGTGGCGCTGACCCACCAGTCCAACGTGCTCGGTACGGTCAACCCGCTCGACCTGATCGTGCCCCGCGCACACGCCGTCGGCGCGCTGGTCGTGCTGGACGCCGCGCAGTCCGTGCCGCACCAGCCGGTCGACTTCGCGAGCCTGGGCGTGGACTTCCTGGTGTTCTCCGGCCACAAGATGCTCGGGCCCACCGGGATCGGCGTCCTCGTGGGGCGCAACGAGCTGCTGGCCGCGATGCCACCGTTCCTCACCGGCGGGTCGATGATCGAGGTGGTGCGGATGGAGGGGACGACGTTCGCCCCGCCGCCGCAGCGGTTCGAGGCCGGCGTGCCCAACATCGCGCAGGCCATCGGCCTCGGTGCCGCGGTCGACTACCTCCAGGCCGTGGGCATGGAGGCGGTCGAGGCACACGAACGCGACCTCACGGCGTACGCGCTGGAACGCCTGCCGGCGATCCCCGGCGTGCGGGTCATCGGGCCGCCCACCGCGGAGGCCCGCGGCGGTGCGGTGTCCTTCGTCGTCGACGAGATCCACCCGCACGACGTGGGCCAGGTCCTCGACGAGCTGGGCATCATGGTGCGCGTCGGACACCACTGCGCCTGGCCGATCGTGCGCCGCTACAAGATTCCGGCCACCACCCGGGCGACGTTCTACCTCTACAACAACCGCGCCGAGATCGACGTACTCGCCGACGGGATCGAGCAGGTGCAGCGGTTCTTCGGCGTCGCCGGCACGACCGTCGGGACCAGCGGGGCGTCCGGCGCGACCACCACGAGCTGA
- the sufC gene encoding Fe-S cluster assembly ATPase SufC, whose amino-acid sequence MSTLEIRDLHVSVETEAGPKEILRGVNLTVRSGETHAIMGPNGSGKSTLAYSIAGHPKYQITRGTVTLDGEDVLSLAVDERARAGLFLAMQYPVEVAGVSVANFLRTAKTAVDGKAPNLRSWVKDVNGALQQLGMGSDFAQRNVNEGFSGGEKKRHEIAQLELLDPKFAILDETDSGLDIDALKVVSDGVNRFHGKGDKGVLLITHYTRILRYITPDHVHVFVDGRVAEEGGPELAEKLEAEGYASYQKAGSSS is encoded by the coding sequence GTGAGCACCCTCGAGATCCGCGACCTGCACGTCTCCGTCGAGACCGAGGCCGGCCCGAAGGAGATCCTGCGCGGGGTCAACCTGACCGTGAGGTCGGGGGAGACCCACGCGATCATGGGTCCCAACGGGTCGGGCAAGTCGACGCTGGCCTACTCCATCGCCGGCCACCCGAAGTACCAGATCACCCGCGGCACGGTCACCCTCGACGGTGAGGACGTGCTGTCCCTGGCCGTGGACGAGCGGGCCCGTGCCGGCCTGTTCCTCGCCATGCAGTACCCCGTCGAGGTGGCCGGGGTGTCCGTGGCCAACTTCCTGCGTACGGCCAAGACCGCCGTCGACGGCAAGGCACCCAACCTCCGCAGCTGGGTGAAGGACGTCAACGGCGCCCTGCAGCAGCTCGGCATGGGGTCGGACTTCGCCCAGCGCAACGTCAACGAGGGCTTCTCCGGCGGTGAGAAGAAGCGGCACGAGATCGCGCAGCTGGAGCTGCTCGACCCGAAGTTCGCGATCCTCGACGAGACCGACTCCGGGCTCGACATCGACGCGCTGAAGGTCGTCTCCGACGGCGTCAACCGCTTCCACGGCAAGGGTGACAAGGGTGTCCTGCTGATCACCCACTACACCCGCATCCTGCGCTACATCACCCCCGACCACGTGCACGTCTTCGTCGACGGCCGGGTCGCGGAGGAGGGTGGCCCCGAGCTGGCCGAGAAGCTGGAGGCCGAGGGGTACGCGAGCTACCAGAAGGCGGGCTCGTCGTCATGA
- a CDS encoding non-heme iron oxygenase ferredoxin subunit, producing MTDYVRACPLADLPETGAVPVVVDGVPVAVVRSSEGDIHAIHDVCSHAEVALSEGEVEDGEIECWLHGSRFDLNSGTPTGLPATEPVPVYPVKIDGDDVLVDVHHPLNSQA from the coding sequence GTGACCGACTACGTTCGCGCCTGCCCGCTGGCCGACCTGCCGGAGACCGGTGCGGTCCCCGTCGTCGTCGACGGCGTGCCCGTCGCGGTCGTGCGCAGCAGCGAGGGCGACATCCACGCGATCCACGACGTCTGCTCGCACGCGGAGGTGGCGTTGTCGGAGGGCGAGGTCGAGGACGGCGAGATCGAGTGCTGGCTGCACGGCTCGCGGTTCGACCTGAACTCCGGCACCCCGACCGGACTGCCGGCCACCGAGCCGGTGCCGGTCTACCCCGTGAAGATCGACGGCGACGACGTGCTGGTCGACGTCCACCACCCGCTCAACTCCCAAGCCTGA
- the sufD gene encoding Fe-S cluster assembly protein SufD, translating into MRATPDMPDHDQTHTGAEAAQERAAVASQVLSPDTGAAAGPPPTPAGSAGQAHSHGAGADGKPASHLHPEGSFDLADHPVPTGREEVWRFTPLKRLRGLTDGSAEATGKVVVDVSAGPEVRVETVGRDDPRLGSVYKPGDRVSAQAWTSFGQATVVTVPAEARPADPVVVTVRGEAAEGASYAHTFVDVQPYAEAVVVLDHVGSATYADNVELSVGDGAKVTLVSVQDWADDAVHAGHQALRIGRDSHVRHVVVTFGGDLVRLYSHLSYAGPGGEVEALGLYFADADQHLEHRLFVDHNQPHTRSNVEYKGALQGAGAHTVWVGDVLIRKVAEGIQTYEHNRNLMLTDGCRADSVPNLEIETGEIEGAGHASATGRFDDEQLFYLQSRGVPADEARRLVVHGFFADLIRHIGVPSLRERLMAHVEEELERNVGLPPASSTAVPLSSAAAQEVGA; encoded by the coding sequence GTGAGAGCGACACCCGACATGCCCGATCACGACCAGACCCACACCGGAGCCGAGGCCGCGCAGGAACGCGCAGCCGTGGCGTCCCAGGTGCTCTCGCCCGACACCGGTGCCGCCGCCGGCCCGCCGCCGACCCCCGCGGGATCGGCCGGCCAGGCGCACTCCCACGGCGCGGGCGCGGACGGCAAGCCCGCGTCCCACCTGCACCCGGAGGGCTCCTTCGACCTGGCCGACCACCCGGTCCCGACGGGCCGGGAGGAGGTGTGGCGGTTCACCCCGCTGAAGCGGCTGCGCGGCCTCACCGACGGTTCGGCGGAGGCCACCGGCAAGGTGGTCGTCGACGTCTCCGCGGGCCCGGAGGTCCGGGTGGAGACCGTGGGCCGCGACGACCCGCGGCTCGGCTCGGTGTACAAGCCGGGTGACCGGGTGAGCGCCCAGGCGTGGACGTCGTTCGGGCAGGCCACCGTGGTGACGGTCCCGGCCGAGGCACGCCCGGCCGACCCCGTGGTGGTCACAGTGCGCGGCGAGGCGGCCGAGGGTGCGAGCTACGCCCACACCTTCGTCGACGTCCAGCCGTACGCCGAGGCGGTCGTGGTCCTCGACCACGTGGGCTCGGCGACCTACGCCGACAACGTCGAGCTCTCCGTCGGCGACGGCGCCAAGGTGACGCTGGTGTCGGTGCAGGACTGGGCCGACGACGCCGTGCACGCGGGGCACCAGGCGCTGCGGATCGGGCGGGACTCCCACGTCCGCCACGTCGTGGTGACCTTCGGCGGCGACCTCGTACGCCTGTACAGCCATCTGTCCTACGCCGGTCCGGGCGGTGAGGTCGAGGCGCTCGGCCTGTACTTCGCCGACGCCGACCAGCACCTGGAGCACCGGCTGTTCGTCGACCACAACCAGCCGCACACCCGCAGCAACGTCGAGTACAAGGGCGCGCTGCAGGGCGCGGGCGCGCACACCGTGTGGGTCGGCGACGTGCTGATCCGCAAGGTGGCCGAGGGAATCCAGACGTACGAGCACAACCGCAACCTGATGTTGACAGACGGCTGCCGGGCGGACTCCGTACCCAACCTGGAGATCGAGACCGGCGAGATCGAGGGCGCGGGCCACGCCAGCGCCACCGGCCGGTTCGACGACGAGCAGCTGTTCTACCTCCAGTCGCGCGGCGTACCGGCCGACGAGGCCCGCCGGCTGGTGGTGCACGGCTTCTTCGCCGACCTCATCCGGCACATCGGTGTCCCCTCGCTGCGCGAGCGGCTGATGGCCCACGTCGAGGAGGAGCTCGAGCGCAACGTCGGGCTGCCTCCGGCCTCCTCCACCGCGGTGCCCTTGTCGAGCGCGGCCGCGCAGGAGGTGGGAGCGTGA
- the sufB gene encoding Fe-S cluster assembly protein SufB — protein MSTTAHPELEGLGRYEYGWADSDTAGSTAKRGLSEEVVREISALKNEPEWMLDLRMRGLKFFYRKPMPTWGADLSTIDFDNIKYFVRSTEKQATTWDELPEDIKNTYDKLGIPEAEKQRLIAGVAAQYESEVVYHKIREDLEEQGVIFVDTDTGLREYPELFKEYFGTVIPAGDNKFAALNTAVWSGGSFIYVPKGVHVEIPLQAYFRINTENMGQFERTLIIVDEGAYVHYVEGCTAPIYSTDSLHSAVVEIIVKKNARCRYTTIQNWSNNVYNLVTKRATAAEGATMEWVDGNLGSKITMKYPAIYLMGEHAKGETLSIAFAGEGQHQDAGAKMVHCAPRTSSSIISKSVARGGGRTSYRGLVEVQDGADHSKSTVKCDALLVDQVSRSDTYPYVDVREDDVEMAHEATVSKVTDDQLFYLMSRGLNEDEAMAMIVRGFVEPIARELPMEYALEMNRLIELQMEGSVG, from the coding sequence ATGAGCACGACCGCGCATCCCGAACTCGAGGGCCTCGGCCGCTACGAGTACGGCTGGGCCGACTCCGACACCGCGGGCTCGACCGCCAAACGCGGCCTGTCCGAGGAGGTCGTGCGGGAGATCTCCGCGCTCAAGAACGAACCCGAGTGGATGCTCGACCTGCGGATGCGGGGACTGAAGTTCTTCTACCGCAAGCCGATGCCCACCTGGGGCGCCGACCTGTCGACGATCGACTTCGACAACATCAAGTACTTCGTGCGGTCCACGGAGAAGCAGGCCACCACCTGGGACGAGCTGCCCGAGGACATCAAGAACACCTACGACAAGCTGGGCATCCCCGAGGCGGAGAAGCAGCGGCTGATCGCCGGTGTCGCGGCGCAGTACGAGTCCGAGGTCGTCTACCACAAGATCCGCGAGGACCTCGAGGAGCAGGGTGTCATCTTCGTCGACACCGACACCGGCCTGCGTGAGTACCCCGAGCTGTTCAAGGAGTACTTCGGCACGGTGATCCCGGCCGGCGACAACAAGTTCGCCGCGCTCAACACCGCGGTCTGGAGCGGCGGCAGCTTCATCTACGTGCCGAAGGGCGTGCACGTGGAGATCCCGCTGCAGGCGTACTTCCGGATCAACACCGAGAACATGGGGCAGTTCGAGCGGACGCTGATCATCGTCGACGAGGGCGCCTACGTGCACTACGTCGAGGGCTGCACCGCGCCGATCTACTCCACCGACTCGCTGCACTCCGCGGTGGTCGAGATCATCGTGAAGAAGAACGCCCGCTGCCGCTACACCACGATCCAGAACTGGTCCAACAACGTCTACAACCTCGTCACCAAGCGGGCGACCGCCGCCGAGGGCGCGACGATGGAGTGGGTCGACGGCAACCTCGGGTCCAAGATCACGATGAAGTACCCCGCGATCTACCTCATGGGCGAGCACGCCAAGGGCGAGACGCTCTCCATCGCGTTCGCCGGTGAGGGCCAGCACCAGGACGCGGGCGCCAAGATGGTGCACTGCGCGCCGCGTACGTCCTCCTCGATCATCTCCAAGTCGGTGGCCCGCGGCGGCGGCCGCACCTCCTACCGCGGCCTGGTCGAGGTGCAGGACGGCGCCGACCACTCCAAGAGCACGGTGAAGTGCGACGCGCTGCTGGTCGACCAGGTGAGCCGGTCCGACACCTATCCCTACGTCGACGTGCGCGAGGACGACGTGGAGATGGCGCACGAGGCCACGGTCTCCAAGGTGACCGACGACCAGCTCTTCTACCTCATGAGCCGCGGGCTCAACGAGGACGAGGCGATGGCGATGATCGTGCGCGGCTTCGTGGAGCCGATCGCGCGTGAGCTGCCGATGGAGTACGCGCTGGAGATGAACCGGCTGATCGAGCTGCAGATGGAGGGGTCCGTCGGCTGA
- a CDS encoding helix-turn-helix domain-containing protein yields the protein MSGAAHADAEAGHESTRERVARVILERGPQTAAALADRLGVTPAAIRRHLDAMVAEGVVAAREQRIRGPRGRGRPAKVFAITDEGRSAFHQAYDDLAVSALRYIRETGGEDALEAFARLLVGRLEERYRSVATAFPADEGTTALAEALSEDGYAASVEPAGAGEQLCQHHCPVAHVAEQFPQLCEAETEVFSRLLGRHVQRLATIAHGDGVCTTHVPRPARPARPGASQAAEQTTSPDTTTDSTNPTTHATTRSVRSRTGRNSS from the coding sequence GTGAGCGGTGCTGCGCATGCGGACGCCGAGGCCGGGCATGAGTCCACCCGGGAACGGGTTGCCCGGGTGATCCTCGAGCGCGGGCCGCAGACCGCGGCGGCGCTCGCCGACCGACTGGGCGTCACCCCCGCGGCGATCCGCCGCCACCTGGACGCGATGGTGGCCGAGGGTGTCGTCGCGGCCCGTGAGCAGCGGATTCGCGGCCCCCGTGGCCGCGGGCGGCCGGCCAAGGTCTTCGCCATCACCGACGAGGGCCGCAGCGCGTTCCACCAGGCCTACGACGACCTGGCGGTCAGCGCCCTGCGTTACATCCGCGAGACCGGTGGGGAGGACGCGCTGGAAGCTTTCGCGCGCCTGCTCGTCGGCCGGCTCGAGGAGCGCTACCGCTCGGTCGCCACGGCGTTCCCCGCGGACGAGGGAACAACCGCGCTCGCCGAGGCGCTGTCGGAGGACGGGTACGCTGCCTCGGTCGAGCCGGCCGGTGCCGGCGAGCAGCTGTGCCAGCACCACTGCCCGGTGGCCCACGTGGCCGAGCAGTTCCCGCAGCTGTGCGAGGCGGAGACGGAGGTGTTCTCCCGGCTGCTCGGGCGGCACGTCCAGCGCCTCGCGACCATCGCGCACGGAGACGGCGTGTGCACGACCCACGTACCCCGTCCCGCCAGGCCCGCCCGGCCCGGCGCCTCGCAGGCTGCCGAGCAGACCACGAGCCCGGACACCACCACGGACTCGACGAACCCCACTACGCACGCCACGACCCGCAGTGTTCGATCCCGGACTGGGAGGAATTCTTCATGA
- a CDS encoding ABC transporter ATP-binding protein → MGDLVIEIEDLVVRYGRGGSAVTAVDGLSLTVRQGSVTAILGPNGAGKTSTIETAEGYRRPDRGRVSVLGLDPVADRQALMPRLGVMLQEGGAWSGARAREMIRHVARLHAHPLDVDLLVDRLDLGSCGRTPYRRLSGGQKQRLALATALVGRPELVVLDEPTAGLDPLARRSTWELVEELRRDGVSLVLTTHYMEEAERLADQVYVIDHGRVIASGSPAELTSRGAANSLRFRGPMGLDVRSLRAALPAGSEVREPAPGSYLVLGEIDPQLLATVTAWCAANGVLADDLAVERHTLEDVFLELTGRELRA, encoded by the coding sequence GTGGGCGATCTGGTGATCGAGATCGAGGATCTCGTGGTGCGTTACGGGCGGGGCGGTTCGGCCGTCACCGCGGTGGACGGGCTGAGCCTCACCGTCCGGCAGGGCAGCGTGACCGCCATCCTCGGCCCCAACGGCGCCGGCAAGACCTCCACGATCGAGACGGCCGAGGGTTACCGCCGCCCCGACCGCGGCCGGGTGAGCGTTCTCGGCCTGGACCCGGTGGCCGACCGGCAGGCGCTGATGCCCCGCCTCGGCGTGATGCTGCAGGAGGGCGGCGCGTGGTCGGGCGCCCGGGCCAGGGAGATGATCCGCCACGTCGCGCGGCTGCACGCGCACCCGCTGGACGTCGACCTGTTGGTGGACCGGCTCGACCTCGGCAGCTGCGGCCGTACGCCCTACCGCCGGCTGTCCGGTGGGCAGAAACAGCGCCTGGCCCTGGCCACGGCCCTGGTCGGCCGGCCCGAGCTGGTCGTCCTGGACGAGCCCACCGCCGGGCTGGACCCGCTCGCTCGCCGCTCCACCTGGGAGCTGGTCGAGGAGCTCCGCCGCGACGGCGTGTCGCTGGTCCTCACCACGCACTACATGGAGGAGGCCGAACGCCTCGCCGACCAGGTGTACGTCATCGACCACGGCCGGGTGATCGCCTCCGGCTCCCCCGCCGAGCTCACCTCGCGGGGTGCCGCCAACTCGCTGCGCTTCCGCGGGCCGATGGGCCTCGACGTCCGCTCGCTGCGGGCCGCCCTCCCGGCCGGGAGCGAGGTACGCGAACCCGCGCCCGGCAGCTACCTCGTCCTCGGCGAGATCGACCCGCAACTGCTCGCCACGGTCACCGCCTGGTGCGCCGCCAACGGCGTGCTCGCCGACGACCTCGCGGTCGAACGCCACACCCTCGAGGACGTCTTCCTCGAACTCACCGGACGGGAGCTGCGCGCGTGA
- a CDS encoding ABC transporter permease gives MSAATFAPRPGAASLPRMVLAQGLMEARLLFRNGEQVVLALVIPLLLLAAGTLAPGLSLGPQRRIDVLAPGVIGLAVMSTAFTSLAIATAFERRYGVLKRLGVSPLPRTGLLAGKVLAVLMVEVVQVVLIGAVAYALDWRPHLGAGTVGAVVVLVVAGTSAFAALGLLMAGTLRAEATLAGANLVYLLLVVCGATLVPVTSYPAAIQPVIGWLPSAALAEGLRHVFGAGGPAWSAVAGSVGILVVWLLAAAVATSRTFRWE, from the coding sequence GTGAGTGCCGCCACCTTCGCGCCTCGTCCCGGCGCGGCCTCCCTGCCCCGGATGGTGCTCGCCCAGGGCCTGATGGAGGCGCGGCTGCTGTTCCGCAACGGCGAACAGGTGGTCCTCGCCCTGGTCATCCCCCTGCTGCTGCTGGCCGCCGGCACGCTCGCCCCCGGCCTGTCCCTCGGGCCCCAGCGGCGGATCGACGTGCTCGCGCCCGGCGTCATCGGCCTCGCGGTGATGTCCACGGCGTTCACCAGCCTGGCCATCGCAACCGCCTTCGAACGCAGGTACGGCGTGCTCAAGCGGCTCGGCGTCTCTCCCCTGCCGCGCACCGGGCTGCTGGCCGGGAAGGTGCTGGCCGTGCTGATGGTGGAGGTCGTGCAGGTCGTCCTGATCGGCGCCGTGGCGTACGCCCTGGACTGGCGGCCCCACCTCGGTGCCGGCACGGTCGGCGCGGTCGTCGTCCTGGTGGTCGCGGGTACGAGCGCGTTCGCCGCCCTGGGACTGCTGATGGCCGGGACGCTGCGGGCGGAGGCGACCCTGGCCGGTGCGAACCTCGTCTACCTGCTGCTGGTGGTGTGCGGCGCGACGCTGGTGCCGGTGACGTCCTACCCGGCCGCGATCCAGCCGGTGATCGGCTGGCTGCCGTCGGCAGCGCTGGCCGAGGGGCTGCGGCACGTCTTCGGCGCGGGCGGTCCCGCCTGGAGCGCTGTAGCGGGCTCCGTGGGCATCCTGGTCGTCTGGCTGCTCGCGGCGGCGGTGGCCACCTCGCGTACTTTCCGCTGGGAGTGA